GCCCGCGAGGATATAATACGTCTCCGACGAGGTCTTCAGGCGATGGGGAAGCGATACCTCACCCGGACCGAGGAAGGCATGGGCGATAGAACAGCGGTTTGTGCAGGCCGGTTCGTCCTTCGGGTGCAGGAGTTCGCGGAGATGGGTTTTGTCGCCGGCCGTGAAGACAGGCGTGGCCCTGATGTCCCTGATCAGCATGGAGAAAAGATAGGCGGCCGGGAAAAAAGAACGTCATCCCCTGAGAAACCGCCCCTCCATCCAGCGGGCCAGGAAAGGGTCGGCGACCCTGTAACCCCCGCCCTC
The window above is part of the Methanofollis sp. genome. Proteins encoded here:
- a CDS encoding cupin domain-containing protein, whose protein sequence is MLIRDIRATPVFTAGDKTHLRELLHPKDEPACTNRCSIAHAFLGPGEVSLPHRLKTSSETYYILAGRGEMHIDGEEAEVCEGQAVYIPPGAVQWIENTGPGDLVILAVVDPAWREGDEEVFPSSP